Part of the Desulfovibrio porci genome is shown below.
GCGTCCAGGGCAATGATCTGGGCGATCACCCGCCAGAAGCCCGCATGCCGCCCCGCATCCGCGGGAGCGGCCAGATGGCCTTCCAGGCGCTCGTGCAGTTCCAGGGTTCCCTTGAAGAGCAGGAAGACGCCGCCGCCCATCAGAATCAGATCCCGCGCGGAAAAAACGCGGCCGCCCAGGCTGAACAGCGGCTCGGTCAGGCCGATGATCCAGGCTATGGCCGCCAGCAGGACCAGACGCATGAACAGCGCCAGCCCGAGGCCGGTAAAAAAGGCCTGACGCTTCTGTTCGGCGGGAAGCCGCCCCACCAGAATGGAGATGAACACCAGGTTGTCCACCCCCAGCACCACCTCCAGAAGCACCAGCGTGCCCAGACCGGCCCAGGCCGAAAGTTCCGTGACCCACGAAAAATCCCACATAGTCTTTCCACTGCCTGTCGCGGGCCGTGCGGCCCGGAAAACAAAAAAAGGGGGCCGGAGCCCCCTTCAGGTTCAATCAAAAATGGATACTGTTGTGCATACGCGCCGTCCGGCGCGCGCCTGGGCCTGACGGCATGCTTACTCCGCAGCCAGCTGAATGCGCGTGAAGCCCGTCACCGTGATGGTGTCGCCCACGGCCTTGCCCGCTTCGCGCACGATGTCGCTGACGCTCTTTTTGTCGTCGCGGATGTAGGGCTGTTCCAGCAGGCAGACTTCCTTCTGGAACTTCTTCACCGCGCCGTCGGCGATCTTGTCCACGATCTGGGCGGGCTTGCCTTCTTCCAGGGCCTTCTGGCGGTAGACTTCGCGTTCGCGTTCCACGGCGGCCTGATCAAGGCTGCCCGCGTCCAGAGCCATGGGGCTGGCGGCGGCCACCTGCATGGCCAGATTCTTGGCCAGCTCCTTGACCTCGGGCGCGTTTACGCTCTCGGTCTTGCCGCAGGTCAGGAAGACCAGCACGCCGATCTTGCCGTTGGCGTGGATGTACTGGCCGATAACCTCGTTGTCGGACTGGCGGGTGTGGCGCGCGAACTTGCCCAACTGCATGTTTTCGCCCACCGAGGCGATGAGCTGCTTGACCTCGTCGCCCACCACGCCGTCCAGAGCGGTGGGATCAGCCGGGTTGTGTTCCAGCACGGCCTGGGCCACGCGGGCGGCCATGGCCTGGAACTGGTCGCCACGGGCCACGAAGTCGGTTTCGCACATCAGCGAAGCCATGGCCACGTGCTTGCCGTCGGGGCTGGTCACCGCGGTGACCACGCCCTCGCAGGTGGCGCGGCCGGATTTCTTGGCGGCCTTGGCCATGCCCTTCTGGCGCAGCCAGTCAACGGCCTTTTCCAGGTCGCCGTTCACTTCCACCAGAGCCTTTTTGCAGTCCATCATGCCCGCGCCGGTTTTTTCGCGCAGTTCTTTAACCATTTGAGCGCTGATTGCCATTGTCGTCTCCAGATGTCCGGCCAATGCGCCGGAGTTTCACAAAAAAATAAGGCGGCGAGTAAACCGAGCCGCCCGACAGCGCGCAGCGTAGCGAGCACTGGCGGGGAGAAGCCGCTACCGCGTCGCGGCTTCGACTCTGCAAAGCCGCTTGCCGGCTTTGCTCCTTATTCAAAACGGGCAGCGCGGATCTCAGAAAAAGCCGCGCTGCCCCCAAAGTACGTATGCGACAGGCACGTTATTCGGCGGGAGCGGCTTCCTGCGCGGGCGCGGCGGCTTCCGGAGCGCTTTCAGCGGCTGCGGCCTTCTGCATGGCCTCTTCGGCGTTGGCGGCGTCCTTGTGGTCCTTGCCCATGGCCTCGCCTTCCTGGCAGGCTTCGGAGAAAGCGGCCACAAAAAGCTTGATGGCGCGGATGGCATCGTCATTGCCGGGAATGATGTAGTCGATGAGGTCCGGATCGCAGTTGGTGTCCGTGACGGCCACGATGGGAATGCCCAGCTTGCGGCATTCCTTCACCGCGATGTCTTCGCGGTTGGGGTCGATGATGAAGGCCAGCTGCGGCAGGCGGTCCATGTTCTTGATGCCGCCCAGGGTTTCCTCCAGCTTCTTCATCTCGCGCTCCAGCAGCAGGATTTCCTTTTTCTGGTAGCGGTTGATGGTGCCGTCGCCAAACATGGCTTCCAGCTTCTTGAGGCGGTCCACGCTTTTCTGGATGGTCACGAAGTTGGTCAGGGTGCCGCCCATCCAGCGGTTGGTCACATGGAACTGGTTGGCGCGGCCGGCTTCGGTGGCCACGGCTTCCTGCGCCTGGCGCTTGGTGCCGATGAAGAGCACCTTGCCGCCCTTGGCCACGGTGTCCACAACCTTGTCGTAGGCCACGCGGAAGAGCTTCACGGTCTGCTGCAGGTCAATGATATGGATGCCGTTGCGCGCGCCGAAGATGTAGGGGCGCATTTTGGGGTTCCAGCGCCGGGTCTGGTGCCCGAAGTGCACCCCGGTTTCCAGCATCTGCTTCATGCTGACGTAAGCCATTGTGATCCTCCAATGGGTTTTGTTTCCTCCACTCCGGTTTGTGTGATTCTCTTCACCCGCCGTGGGCCGGACGCGACGCGCGTCCGCGGAACGGGCACCCCGAGAACCGCCGGAGTGTGCGTAATGGAACGGCCTCTATAGCCCAAAGCCGGAAATATGGCAAGAGTATGCCCGCGCGGTCCACAGCGGGCGGCAAATCCCCCGCCGGGCCCGGCTGACAACCAGGAAAAAGCCCATTATGATCAGCTTCGCTCCACAACAGCGCACAGGAGGCTTTTATGGGCGACAGCTACATCACCCTGGTTCCCGAGCGCGCTGGCATAGACCCGGCGGAACAGGCCGCCATGGAAAAGCGTATGGTCGGCTGGATGCAGGAAAACGGCTGAATTGAAAGGGGAAAAAGCGACTGCGTTTTCACCGAAGGGGGCGGATGCCGTTTTACGCCGTCCGGTTCCCTGCATATGGCGGGCGGCACGGACAGGGGCTTGTCTACTTATGGCTTCGGCGTGCAGAAGCATGACGGCAAAGGCGTTTTCACCAATCTGGAAGGCGGGCTGGAAAGCGCGCATTGCCCGGCCTGCGGAAAGGATGTCGAGAGATACTTTTATGATATGGTGAGCGACTGGTATGAGGCGGACGGTTTTCCGCCTGTAAAATGCCCGTTGTGCGGCGCGGCGTCCGACATCCGGAACTACAGGCTTGACCCGTTGTGGGAATTCAGCCGGATAGGCTTTGAATTCTGGAATATGGGACCGCTCACGCCGGAATTTGTGGAAGAATTCACCGCCATGCCGGGGGAACCCGTCCGTGTGGTCCGGGCGCATATATAAATGCTTCAACAATAGCCGGCATGGGCGACCGGGCCCCTTTTCAAAGCCGTGTTCCATCCCTATAGTGTGCTTGCCGGTTTCCGGCCCCGACAACGAACTCAAGCACAAGGATACCCATACATGGACAAACACGGCTTCACCCTGCTCACGGAACGGGACATGGCGGAAGTGGGCGGCACGGCCCGCCTCTGGCGGCACAGGGCCACGGGCGCGCAACTGCTCTCCGTGACCAACGCGGACGAAAACAAATGCTTCGGCGTGAGCTTCCGCACGCCGCCCACGGATTCCACGGGCGTGGCCCACATCCTGGAACATTCGGTGCTCTGCGGCTCGGACAAGTATCCTGTCAAGGAGCCTTTCGTGGAGCTGCTCAAGGGTTCCCTGCAAACCTTTCTCAACGCCTTCACCTTTCCGGACAAAACCTGCTATCCGGTGGCCAGCGCCAATCTGCGCGACTTTTACAATCTCATCGACGTCTATATCGACGCGGTCTTCCACCCGCGCATCAGCGAGGACATCTTCCGCCAGGAAGGCTGGCACATCGAGGCCGAAAGCGCCGACAGCCCCTGGACCTACAAGGGGGTGGTCTACAATGAGATGAAAGGCGTGTACTCCTCGCCGGACTCCGTGCTGGCCGAGCAGAGCCAGCAGGCTCTGTTCCCGGACACGCTGTACAGCCTGGACTCCGGCGGCAACCCGGAACGCATCCCGGACCTGACCTATCAGGCCTTTCACGATTTTCACAGCCGCTACTACCATCCGAGCAACGCGCGCTTCTTCTTCTGGGGCGACGACCCGGAGGACGAGCGTCTGCGCCTGCTGGACATTGCCCTGCAAGGCTACGCGGCCCGGCCCGCGGATTCCGCCGTGCCCCTGCAGCCGCGCCGGGACGTGCCGCGCCTCATCGAAGTGCCCTATGCGGCGGCCGAAGGCGAAAAACGCGCCCTGTTCACGGTCAACTGGCTGCTGGGCGAGCGCGGCGACGTGAGCCAGGCCCTGCTCATGGAAATGCTGGAGCACATTCTGGAAGGCCTGCCCGGCTCGCCGCTGCGCAAGGCCCTGATCGGCTCCGGCCTGGGCGAGGACACCACGGGCTGCGGGCTGGAGACGGACCTGCGCCAGATGTACTATTCCACGGGCCTCAAGGGCGTGGCCCCCGGCGACGTGCAGAAGGCCGAACTGCTGATTTTCGACGTGCTGGCCCAACTGGCTGAGGAAGGCATTGACCCGGCGGCTGTGGAAGCGGCGGTGAACAGCGTGGAATTCGCCTACCGCGAGAACAATTCCGGCCGCTTCCCGCGCGGGCTGGCGGCCATGATCCAGGCCCTGTCCACCTGGCTGTACGACGGCGACCCCCTGGCCCCGCTGGCCTGGGAAGCTCCGCTCAAAGACATCAAGGACCGTCTGGCCAGAGGCGAAAAGGTTTTTGAGCAGGCCATCCGCCGGTGGTTCCTGGACAACGGGCACCGGGCCACAGTGGTCCTGCTGCCGGACGCGAATCTGGGCAAGGTCCGCGACGAGGCCGAGGCCGCCCTTCTGGCCGCCGCCCAGGCCGAGGCCGGGCCGGAACAGCGCGCGGCCCTGGTGGAGGAAACCCGTCGCCTGCAGGAGGCCCAGACCGCGCCGGACAGCCCGGAAGCCCTGGCCAGTATCCCGGCGCTGGGTCTGCAAGACCTGCCCCTCCGCAACGCGCCCATTCCGCGCTCCGAGTCGCGCTTGCCGGAAGTCTGCCTGAGCCACGAGTTGCCCACCCAGGGCATTGCCTATGCCACCCTGCTCCTGCCCCTGGAAGGCCTGCCCGAACGCCTGACGCCCCTGCTGCCGCTCTTCGCCCGCTCCCTCACCGAACTGGGCACGGCACGGCGCGACTTCACGGAACTGGGCGCGCACATGGCGGCCAAGACCGGCGGCGTGGGGGCCGACACCCTGCTGGGCACCACCAGGGAACAGCGGCGCACCATCAGCTACCTGAGCCTGGCGGGCAAAGCGGTTTATGACAAGATTCCGGACCTTTTCGACATCTTTCAGGAAATTCTGCTGGAACCCCTGCGCGACCCGGCTGTGGCCCGCGAGCGCCTCAAACAGATGCTGCTGGAGGGCAAGGCCCGCCTGGAGCATGGCCTGCAGGCCGCCGGACATACGGCGGTGAGCACGCGGCTGCGCGCCCGCTTCACCGGCGCGGGCGCTCTGGCCGAGCGCACCGGCGGCCTGAGCTATCTGGCCTCGGTGCGCGGCCTGCTGGAACAGCTGGACGCGGAACCGGAAACCCTGCTGGCCGATCTGGAGGAATTGCGCGGCCTGATCGTGGCAAGCTCCGGCGCGGTCTTCGACTGCACGGCCGAGGCCGGGGGTCTGGCCCTGGCTCAGGACAAGGCCCGCGCCCTGCTGGCGGCCCTGCCGCAGCGACCCGCCAACGCCCGCGAAAACCGGGAAATCCCGCCCATGCGCGACCTGCCCGAGGCCGAGGCTTTTGTGGCCCCGGCCCAGATCAACTACGTGGGCAAGGCCGCCAATATCTATGATCAGGGCTATGTCTACCACGGCTCGGCCAGCGTGATCCTGCGCTATCTGCGCATGGGCTATCTGTGGGAGCAGGTGCGTGTGCGCGGCGGGGCTTACGGAGCCTTCTGCATGCTGGACCGTCTGGGCGGCACCCTGGTCTGCGCCTCTTACCGCGACCCCAATGTGGACCAGACCCTGGCCGCCTACGACGGCATGGCCGATTTCCTGCGCGGCTTCAAGCCGGACAAGGCCCAGCTGACCCAGGCCATTGTGGGCGCGGTGGGCGATCTGGACAGCTATCTGCTGCCCGACGCCAAAGGCTCCCAATCCCTGGCGCGCTGGCTGACCGGAGACACGGACGAAATCCGCCAGCAAATGCGCGAGGAAATCCTGGGCACCACGGAACGGCATTTCACGCAGTTCGCGGAGGTGCTGGCCGAAGCCGCGCGGCAGGGGGCCATCTGCGTGCTGGGCGGCCCCAAAACCGAAGAAGCGGCGCAAGCCCACGGCTGGGCCGCGCAACGCCTGCTGTAGGAAAGAGCATGAACGCCCCCGGCCGTCTTGTGCTGGTGCTGGGCATGCACCGCAGCGGCACCAGCGCCCTAGCCAGGGGCCTGCGGGTTCTGGGGATCGCGCTGGGCGACGATCTGTTGCCCGCGCACCCCTGCAACCCCAAGGGCTTTTTCGAAGACGCCGGGCTCTATACCTTCAACAAGGCCCTGCTGACCCGGCTGAACCTGACATGGCAGAGTCCGGAAGCCCCGGATGCGAAGGTGCTGCACACTCTGGCCGCCGGTCCTCCGGGCGTGGCGGCCCTGGATCTGCTGCGCGAGAAAAGCGCCGGACAAGCGGTTCTGGGGCTCAAGGACCCGCGCATGAGTCGCCTGCTGCCCTTCTGGCGGCCCGTGCTGACCGCCTCGGGCCTGCGCGCGCACTGCGTAATCAGCCTGCGCCATCCGGACAGCGTGGCTCATTCTCTCCGGCAGCGGGACCGACTGGACCCGGAAACCGGCCACATGCTCTGGCTCGCGCACATGCTGGACATTCTGGAAGGCAGCGCGGGCCTGCCGCGCCTGCTGGCGGACTATGACCTTCTGCTGCGCGAACCAGGACGCCAGTTGCGCCGTCTGGGGCACTTTCTGGGCCTGCCGGTGGACGCGACGGAACTGGCCGTGTTCGCGGACGACTTCCTGGATCCAAAACTCCGCCACCACAAGCCGACGGACGCCGAGAGCGACGGAGAAAAGCGGAACGCCCCCTGGGCCGCTCTGGCCACGCGCCTGCACGCGGCCCTGCGCCCGGCGGCGGACGAAGCCGACGGGCGGCTGCTGGACAGCCCGCGTCTGGCCCGCCTGACCGCGAACCTGCGGCGCGAGGCGGCGGCCATGGCGCATGCGTCTCCGTCCGGAGTCCGGCCGTGAGCGGCATCGCGGCCAGCGAACCATCCATCCATCCGCTGGCGGGCCGTCTGGCCGCGCCCTCCTTTGTGCTGCCCGGCACAGTGGCCGAAAACATGCGCTTTCTCAGCGGCAGGGTGGATGAAGCGGCCCTCTGCTTTTTCGAGGCCCGGGCCTGCCTGGAATACGACGAAAAGGACATCTCGCCGGATCTGGCTGGCTTGCCGTTGCGCTGCCACGTCCATCTGCCCGTGGATCTGCCCTGGCCGTCCGGCACGGGCGCTACGGCAAGGGTCCAAGCCGAAGCGGCGGCGGATCTGGCCCTGGCGGTCTGCGCCAGGGCGGCCTGCCTGAGTCCGGGCCTGGCCGTGCTGCATCCGCCCGAGGGCTCCGCGGCCCGCAAGCGCGCCCTGCTGCGCGCCTTCGCGGCCCGCTGGCAGGCGCGCAGTTCTGTGCCTCTGCTGCTGGAAAACGTGGATTCCAGCGACGTGCTGGAGTTGGGAAAAAACTTTTTATCCGACCATGGACTGGGGCTCTGTCTGGACGTAGGGCATCTCCTGGGCTACGCTCAGAACCGTCTTCTGGATTCCGGGCTGCCGGAAACGGCGGCCCTGGTTCACTGGAGCGCGCCCGGCAGGCGGGATGAACACCTTCCGCTGACAAAGTTCACCGCGCCGCAACGCCGCACGGCGGCCGCCATCATGGCCCGGCTGCCGCGAGCGGCCGTGCATCTGGCGGAAATTTTTCACTGGCCGGGCGTGGCGGCCTCGCTGCCTGTGCTGGCGGCGCTGGCCCGCACCGCCGACGCACAGACGTAATCCGCCCCGACGGGGCAAGGGAGAAGGAGAGGCCATGCCGGCCAATGCCGAATATATCGCCGGTTTCAAGCAATGGCGGCAGAATCTGGACAAGGACGACCGCTGGTGCGTTATGATCAACGCCGACCCGGACGCCCTGGCCTCGGCCATGGCGCTCAAACGGCTCATGCTGCACAAGGTGCACAGCGTGGACATCATGCGCATCAACGAAGTGACCCGGCCGGACAATCTGGCCATGATCCGTTACCTGCGCATCCCGGCCAAGCCCTGGCAGCCGGAAAAGGCGGGACAGTTCAACCGCTTCGGCATGGTGGACTCCCAGCCGGCGCACAACAAGGCCTTCGCGGGCCTGTCCTATGACCTGATCATCGACCACCACCCGCTGACGGACCTCACGGGCGCGGTCGGCCCCGCGATTTTCTGCGACATCCGGCCCGGCGTCGGGGCCACCAGCACCATGATGACCCGCTTTCTCCAGGCCCTGCGCGTGCGCCCCAGCCCGCGCCTGGCCACGGCCCTGCTCTACGGCATCCGCACGGATACGGCGGCCTTTGAGCGCTCCGGCGGCGAGGACGACCTGCGCGCCTACCAGTGGCTCTCCCATCATGCGGACACCGGCCTGCTGCGCCGGATCATCCGCAGCGAATATCTGCGCGCCTGGCTGCCGCTCTTTTCGCGCGCCTTCCGCACGCTCACCGATTGCCGGGGCGGCGGCGCCCACGCCACGCTCAACGAGATCAACAGCGCGGACCTGCTGGTGGCCATAGCCGACTTTTTCACCAGAGTGCACGGCCTGAAATGGATCGCGGTCAGCGGCATTGTGGACAAAACCGTGATCGTGATCTTCCGGGGCGACGGCGGGCGGGACATCGGCCGTCTGGCCGACGCCTGCTTTTACGACGTGGGCACCGCCGGAGGGCACCGCAATCTGGGCCGGGCGGAATTTCCGCTTTCCGCCGTGCCCGAGGGCGTCAAACCCGCCGATTTCGTACAGCAACGCC
Proteins encoded:
- the tsf gene encoding translation elongation factor Ts — translated: MAISAQMVKELREKTGAGMMDCKKALVEVNGDLEKAVDWLRQKGMAKAAKKSGRATCEGVVTAVTSPDGKHVAMASLMCETDFVARGDQFQAMAARVAQAVLEHNPADPTALDGVVGDEVKQLIASVGENMQLGKFARHTRQSDNEVIGQYIHANGKIGVLVFLTCGKTESVNAPEVKELAKNLAMQVAAASPMALDAGSLDQAAVEREREVYRQKALEEGKPAQIVDKIADGAVKKFQKEVCLLEQPYIRDDKKSVSDIVREAGKAVGDTITVTGFTRIQLAAE
- the rpsB gene encoding 30S ribosomal protein S2 gives rise to the protein MAYVSMKQMLETGVHFGHQTRRWNPKMRPYIFGARNGIHIIDLQQTVKLFRVAYDKVVDTVAKGGKVLFIGTKRQAQEAVATEAGRANQFHVTNRWMGGTLTNFVTIQKSVDRLKKLEAMFGDGTINRYQKKEILLLEREMKKLEETLGGIKNMDRLPQLAFIIDPNREDIAVKECRKLGIPIVAVTDTNCDPDLIDYIIPGNDDAIRAIKLFVAAFSEACQEGEAMGKDHKDAANAEEAMQKAAAAESAPEAAAPAQEAAPAE
- a CDS encoding insulinase family protein, whose translation is MDKHGFTLLTERDMAEVGGTARLWRHRATGAQLLSVTNADENKCFGVSFRTPPTDSTGVAHILEHSVLCGSDKYPVKEPFVELLKGSLQTFLNAFTFPDKTCYPVASANLRDFYNLIDVYIDAVFHPRISEDIFRQEGWHIEAESADSPWTYKGVVYNEMKGVYSSPDSVLAEQSQQALFPDTLYSLDSGGNPERIPDLTYQAFHDFHSRYYHPSNARFFFWGDDPEDERLRLLDIALQGYAARPADSAVPLQPRRDVPRLIEVPYAAAEGEKRALFTVNWLLGERGDVSQALLMEMLEHILEGLPGSPLRKALIGSGLGEDTTGCGLETDLRQMYYSTGLKGVAPGDVQKAELLIFDVLAQLAEEGIDPAAVEAAVNSVEFAYRENNSGRFPRGLAAMIQALSTWLYDGDPLAPLAWEAPLKDIKDRLARGEKVFEQAIRRWFLDNGHRATVVLLPDANLGKVRDEAEAALLAAAQAEAGPEQRAALVEETRRLQEAQTAPDSPEALASIPALGLQDLPLRNAPIPRSESRLPEVCLSHELPTQGIAYATLLLPLEGLPERLTPLLPLFARSLTELGTARRDFTELGAHMAAKTGGVGADTLLGTTREQRRTISYLSLAGKAVYDKIPDLFDIFQEILLEPLRDPAVARERLKQMLLEGKARLEHGLQAAGHTAVSTRLRARFTGAGALAERTGGLSYLASVRGLLEQLDAEPETLLADLEELRGLIVASSGAVFDCTAEAGGLALAQDKARALLAALPQRPANARENREIPPMRDLPEAEAFVAPAQINYVGKAANIYDQGYVYHGSASVILRYLRMGYLWEQVRVRGGAYGAFCMLDRLGGTLVCASYRDPNVDQTLAAYDGMADFLRGFKPDKAQLTQAIVGAVGDLDSYLLPDAKGSQSLARWLTGDTDEIRQQMREEILGTTERHFTQFAEVLAEAARQGAICVLGGPKTEEAAQAHGWAAQRLL
- a CDS encoding sulfotransferase family protein translates to MNAPGRLVLVLGMHRSGTSALARGLRVLGIALGDDLLPAHPCNPKGFFEDAGLYTFNKALLTRLNLTWQSPEAPDAKVLHTLAAGPPGVAALDLLREKSAGQAVLGLKDPRMSRLLPFWRPVLTASGLRAHCVISLRHPDSVAHSLRQRDRLDPETGHMLWLAHMLDILEGSAGLPRLLADYDLLLREPGRQLRRLGHFLGLPVDATELAVFADDFLDPKLRHHKPTDAESDGEKRNAPWAALATRLHAALRPAADEADGRLLDSPRLARLTANLRREAAAMAHASPSGVRP
- the cbiR gene encoding cobamide remodeling phosphodiesterase CbiR, which gives rise to MSGIAASEPSIHPLAGRLAAPSFVLPGTVAENMRFLSGRVDEAALCFFEARACLEYDEKDISPDLAGLPLRCHVHLPVDLPWPSGTGATARVQAEAAADLALAVCARAACLSPGLAVLHPPEGSAARKRALLRAFAARWQARSSVPLLLENVDSSDVLELGKNFLSDHGLGLCLDVGHLLGYAQNRLLDSGLPETAALVHWSAPGRRDEHLPLTKFTAPQRRTAAAIMARLPRAAVHLAEIFHWPGVAASLPVLAALARTADAQT
- a CDS encoding DHH family phosphoesterase; this translates as MPANAEYIAGFKQWRQNLDKDDRWCVMINADPDALASAMALKRLMLHKVHSVDIMRINEVTRPDNLAMIRYLRIPAKPWQPEKAGQFNRFGMVDSQPAHNKAFAGLSYDLIIDHHPLTDLTGAVGPAIFCDIRPGVGATSTMMTRFLQALRVRPSPRLATALLYGIRTDTAAFERSGGEDDLRAYQWLSHHADTGLLRRIIRSEYLRAWLPLFSRAFRTLTDCRGGGAHATLNEINSADLLVAIADFFTRVHGLKWIAVSGIVDKTVIVIFRGDGGRDIGRLADACFYDVGTAGGHRNLGRAEFPLSAVPEGVKPADFVQQRLQTRKLRPKPQPPAPAPEPAQFAAKA